In the genome of Drosophila subpulchrella strain 33 F10 #4 breed RU33 chromosome 2L, RU_Dsub_v1.1 Primary Assembly, whole genome shotgun sequence, one region contains:
- the LOC119548346 gene encoding voltage-dependent calcium channel type D subunit alpha-1 isoform X7: MNTGDRKEQASLTPQQQQSPQQPEQQQPITRHDALDSSSANNRLNHKQNNDKDRDTTSDKNWEAAGRDLLPASVVIVDESCASKSQKQPIESRSGATTSSQRRRQLQFQRQKEAKLYDRGDGERERERERERDREREREPSTSTSNSTSTSTTATTTVMGGGELVNCIAYDDNTLVIERKPSPTSPSTSRRYLKAETPTRGSRKYNRKSSSSVKSDLEVVVVKPEHHHQHRSPTITLPVPANPLTTSASAGTSPTGAALGSGLGTASGTVLQQSCSALEPLEDPDQPSGTTRRRPTSTELALSNVTSQIVNNTTYKLDFKQRRHKSINGGGGGEPTSAGSRSGSLTGLATGSAISPGAGPSTSATSGKRRKSSCTSCGGGGISAPPSRLTPEEAWQLQPQNSVTSAGSTNSSFSGGCDEDSSYSAVGGDSSSSNSCNCDLTGDNSTLHGFGVGDISSFIGDCDEGEFEDGDDDRTNKDLSSQTLRTAAIVAAVAAAAKEQAQEHSLADCESFSDRRQDADEGVRIIQDSGGGNNDSLEDVGEVDDNADVVVRKNSRNRPSIRRTCRITEEDDDDDADYGDQDIDREDQELDDEEPEGTTIDIDEQEQQDQGESAEEGDEDDDEDVDEYFEEEEDDTQAFSPFYSSSAELIDNFGGGAGKFFNIMDFERGAAGGGGFSPNGGPGSGDASRAARYDSGEGDLGGGNNIMGIDSMAIANIPETMNGTTIGPSGAGGQKAGAAAAAAGQKRQQRRGKPQPDRPQRALFCLSLKNPLRALCIRIVEWKPFEFLILLTIFANCIALAVYTPYPGSDSNVTNLTLEKVEYIFLVIFTSECVMKILAYGFVLHNGAYLRNGWNLLDFTIVVIGAISTALSHLMKDAFDVKALRAFRVLRPLRLVSGVPSLQVVLNSILKAMVPLFHIALLVIFVIIIYAIIGLELFSGKLHKACRNEITGEYEDEIRPCGVGYSCPPGFKCYGGWDGPNFGITNFDNFGLAMLTVFQCVTLEGWTDVLYSIQDSMGSDWQWMYFISMVILGAFFVMNLILGVLSGEFSKERNKAKNRGDFQKLREKQQIEEDLRGYLDWITQAEDIEPDAVGGLISDGKGKQPNETDSAENLGEETPEVQLTESRWRKMKKDFDRVNRRMRRACRKAVKSQAFYWLIIVLVFLNTGVLATEHYGQLDWLDRFQEYTNMFFIGLFTCEMLLKMYSLGFQGYFVSLFNRFDCFVVIGSITETLLTNTGMMPPLGVSVLRCVRLLRVFKVTKYWRSLSNLVASLLNSIQSIASLLLLLFLFIVIFALLGMQVFGGKFNSKPNEEKYRMNFDCFWQALLTVFQIMTGEDWNTVMYEGIKAYGGVSSYGALACIYFIILFICGNYILLNVFLAIAVDNLADADSLSDVEKEEEPHDESAQKRSHSPTPTIDGMDDHLSIDIDMEQQELDDEDKMDHETLSDEEVREMCEEEEEVDEEGMITARPRRMSEVNTATKILPIPPGTSFFLFSQTNRFRVFCHWLCNHGNFGNIILCCIMFSSAMLAAENPLRANDELNKVLNKFDYFFTAVFTIELILKLISYGFVLHDGAFCRSAFNLLDLLVVCVSLISLVSSSNAISVVKILRVLRVLRPLRAINRAKGLKHVVQCVIVAVKTIGNIVLVTCLLQFMFAVIGVQLFKYVVKCVVVAIKTIGNIMLVTYLLQFMFAVIGVQLFKGKFFKCSDGSKMKQEDCYGTYLVYEEGDVHKPRLKEREWSNNRFHFDDVAKGMLTLFTVSTFEGWPGLLYVSIDSNEENGGPIHNFRPIVAAYYIIYIIIIAFFMVNIFVGFVIVTFQNEGEQEYKNCDLDKNQRNCIEFALKAKPVRRYIPKHGIQYKVWWFVTSSSFEYTIFILIMINTVTLAMKFYNQPLWYTELLDALNMIFTAVFALEFVFKLAAFRFKNYFGDAWNVFDFIIVLGSFIDIVYSEIKSKDASQKPECDIVEDCKATKKSAGSNLISINFFRLFRVMRLVKLLSKGEGIRTLLWTFIKSFQALPYVALLIVLLFFIYAVVGMQVFGKIALDGGNSITENNNFQTFQQAVLVLFRSATGEAWQDIMMSCSAQPDVKCDMESDTPGDACGSSIAYPYFISFYVLCSFLIINLFVAVIMDNFDYLTRDWSILGPHHLDEFIRLWSEYDPDAKGRIKHLDVVTLLRKISPPLGFGKLCPHRMACKRLVSMNMPLNSDGTVLFNATLFAVVRTSLSIKTDGNIDDANSELRATIKQIWKRTNPKLLDQVVPPPGNDDEVTVGKFYATYLIQDYFRRFKKRKEQEGKEGHPDSNTVTLQAGLRTLHEVSPALKRAISGNLDELDQEPEPMHRRHHTLFGSVWSSIRRHGNGTFRRSAKATASQSNGALAIGGSASAAMGVGGSTMVLGSGDPAGGDYLYDTLNRSVADGVNNITRNIMQARLAAAGKLQDELQGTGSGGELRTFGESISMRPLAKNGGGAATVAGTLPPEANAINYDNRNRGILLHPYNNVYAPNGAIPGHERMIQSTPASPYDQRRLPTSSDMNGLAESLIGGVLAAEGLGKYCDSEFVGTAAREMREALDMTPEEMNLAAHQILSNEHSLSLIGSSNGSIFGGSASGLVGAGGGMGGGSSIRNAFGGSGSGPSSLSPQHQPYSGTLNSPPIPDNRLRRVATVTTTNNNNKSQLSQNNSSSLNGRANANSQMNQMNQMSPSAQQMQQQSPQRGQGNQAFSS, translated from the exons ACTAAATCATAAACAAAATAACGATAAGGATAGGGATACAACTAGCGATAAGAATTGGGAGGCGGCGGGCAGAGATTTATTGCCGGCCAGTGTTGTCATCGTCGATGAATCATGTGCCTCGAAAAGTCAGAAGCAACCCATAGAGTCGAGAAGTGGGGCCACCACCTCATCGCAACGCCGCCGGCAATTGCAATTCCAGAGACAAAAGGAGGCCAAACTTTATGACCGTGGCGATGGGGAACGGGAACGAGAACGGGAACGGGAACGGGATCGGGAACGTGAAAGGGAACCCTCGACCTCGACCTCCAACTCCACCTCAACCTCCACCACCGCCACAACCACTGTGATGGGTGGAGGGGAGCTGGTGAACTGTATTGCCTACGATGACAACACCCTGGTCATCGAGAGGAAGCCCTCGCCCACCTCCCCGTCCACCTCCCGACGTTATCTGAAGGCCGAAACTCCGACGCGTGGCAGTCGAAAGTATAATCGCAAGTCATCGTCATCGGTCAAAAGTGATTTGGAAGTGGTCGTTGTCAAGCCGgaacatcatcatcagcatcgATCTCCGACCATAACGCTTCCGGTACCCGCTAACCCACTAACCACATCAGCATCTGCGGGCACTTCGCCCACGGGCGCGGCATTGGGATCTGGATTGGGAACCGCTTCGGGCACGGTGCTGCAACAAAG CTGCAGTGCCCTCGAACCGCTCGAGGATCCGGACCAACCCAGTGGGACCACCAGGAGGCGACCCACCAGCACCGAGCTCGCCCTCAGCAACGTCACCAGCCAGATTGTGAACAACACCACCTACAAGTTAGACTTCAAACAGCGCCGGCACAAAAGCATCaacggtggtggtggtggtgagCCAACGTCAGCGGGATCAAGATCGGGATCCTTGACGGGCTTAGCCACAGGATCGGCGATCAGCCCGGGAGCAGGACCCTCTACGTCTGCCACCAGCGGTAAGCGTCGCAAATCGAGTTGCACATCCTGCGGCGGTGGTGGTATCAGTGCCCCGCCCTCAAGACTAACGCCCGAGGAGGCGTGGCAGCTGCAGCCGCAGAACAGCGTGACCAGTGCGGGCAGCACAAATAGTAGTTTCAGTGGCGGCTGCGACGAGGACAGTAGTTACAGTGCCGTCGGTggcgacagcagcagcagcaatagtTGCAACTGCGATTTAACCGGTGATAATAGTACGCTGCATGGTTTTGGCGTTGGTGACATAAGCAGTTTTATCGGCGATTGTGACGAGGGTGAATTCGAGGACGGGGACGACGATCGCACCAACAAGGATCTCAGTTCGCAAACATTGCGCACAGCGGCCATTGTAGCCGCAGTTGCAGCCGCAGCCAAGGAACAGGCCCAGGAGCATTCGCTAGCCGATTGCGAGAGCTTCAGCGATCGCCGGCAGGATGCCGATGAGGGTGTCCGCATCATCCAGGATAGCGGCGGCGGCAACAACGACTCACTCGAGGACGTCGGCGAGGTGGACGACAACGCCGACGTTGTTGTGAGGAAGAACTCGAGGAATCGCCCCTCGATCAGAAGGACATGCAGGATCACCGAGgaggacgacgacgacgacgcgGACTACGGTGATCAGGATATCGATCGAGAGGATCAAGAGCTAGACGACGAGGAGCCCGAGGGCACCACCATTGACATTGATGAACAGGAACAGCAGGATCAAGGGGAATCCGCTGAAGAGGGCGACGAGGACGACGACGAGGACGTCGACGAGTATttcgaggaggaggaggacgacaCCCAGGCCTTTTCACCATTCTACTCCAGTTCCGCGGAGCTAATAGACAATTTCGGTGGCGGTGCTGGGAAGTTCTTCAACATAATGGACTTCGAACGCGGAGCCGCCGGCGGAGGTGGCTTCTCGCCAAACGGCGGTCCTGGCAGCGGCGATGCCTCCCGGGCGGCGAGATACGACTCAGGGGAGGGGGATCTGGGCGGCGGCAACAATATCATGG GCATCGATTCTATGGCCATCGCAAACATTCCGGAAACCATGAACGGCACCACAATCGGACCAAGTGGAGCAGGTGGCCAAAAAGCTGGGGCAGCTGCAGCTGCCGCTGGCCAAAAGAGACAGCAGCGGCGGGGCAAGCCGCAACCAGATAGACCACAACGAGCCCTGTTTTGCCTAAGCCTCAAGAATCCCTTGCGAGCTTTGTGCATTCGCATTGTGGAGTGGAA ACCATTTGAGTTCCTTATTTTGTTAACCATTTTTGCCAATTGTATTGCCTTGGCCGTATACACGCCTTATCCGGGCAGCGATTCGAACGTAACGAATCTAACTTTG GAAAAAGTTGAATATATATTCCTAGTAATATTCACATCGGAATGTGTTATGAAAATTTTAGCATATGGTTTTGTGTTACATAATGGTGCATATCTAAGAAATGGATGGAATTTATTAGATTTTACAATTGTAGTTATAGG AGCGATAAGTACTGCACTCTCCCATCTGATGAAGGACGCCTTCGATGTGAAGGCCCTACGTGCCTTTCGTGTGCTACGTCCACTGCGACTTGTATCGGGTGTACCAA GTCTACAGGTTGTGCtgaattcaattttaaagGCCATGGTGCCACTGTTTCACATTGCACTCCTGGTCATATTCGTTATCATAATCTATGCGATCATTGGCCTAGAGCTCTTCTCTGGCAAATTGCACAAGGCGTGCCGCAATGAGATCACAG GTGAATACGAGGATGAAATTCGACCCTGTGGAGTAGGATATTCATGTCCACCGGGCTTCAAGTGCTATGGCGGCTGGGATGGACCAAATTTCGGCATTACCAACTTCGACAACTTTGGCTTGGCCATGTTGACGGTATTCCAGTGCGTAACCCTCGAGGGCTGGACCGATGTTCTATATAGC ATCCAAGATTCAATGGGCAGCGATTGGCAGTGGATGTACTTCATTTCCATGGTCATCCTGGGCGCCTTCTTCGTGATGAACCTGATTCTCGGTGTGTTGTCCGGTGAGTTCTCCAAGGAGCGTAACAAGGCCAAGAATCGCGGTGACTTCCAGAAGCTGCGAGAAAAGCAGCAAATCGAAGAGGATCTTCGGGGCTATCTGGATTGGATTACCCAAGCCGAGGACATCGAGCCGGATGCCGTGGGTGGCCTGATATCCGATGGCAAGGGCAAGCAGCCCAACGAAACGGACTCCGCCGAGAACCTGGGCGAGGAAACGCCTGAGGTTCAGTTGACTGAATCACGTTGGCGTAAAATGAAAAAGGACTTCGATAGGGTCAATAGACGAATGCGCCGAGCCTGCCGCAAGGCGGTCAAATCCCAGGCATTCTACTGGCTCATCATTGTTTTGGTGTTCCTCAACACTGGTGTACTGGCCACAGAGCACTATGGGCAACTTGATTGGCTGGATAGATTCCAGG aATACACCAATATGTTCTTCATCGGTCTCTTTACCTGTGAAATGTTATTGAAGATGTACAGTCTGGGCTTTCAGGGCTACTTCGTTTCACTGTTCAATCGTTTCGATTGTTTTGTGGTGATTGGCAGTATAACAGAAACCTTGTTGACCAACACTGGAATGATGCCTCCTTTGGGCGTCTCCGTGTTGCGATGTGTGCGTCTGCTGAGAGTCTTCAAAGTAACCAA GTACTGGCGATCTCTTTCCAATCTCGTTGCTTCCCTATTAAACTCTATACAATCGATTGCTTCGCTTCTCTTACTGCTCTTCCTCTTTATTGTGATATTTGCTCTGTTGGGTATGCAAGTCTTTGGTGgcaaatttaattctaaacCCAATGAGGAAAAGTATCGAATGAATTTCGACTGCTTCTGGCAAGCTCTACTCACAGTCTTTCAG ATCATGACTGGTGAAGATTGGAATACTGTGATGTACGAGGGCATCAAAGCCTATGGCGGTGTGTCCTCTTATGGTGCCTTGGCCTGTATTtactttataattttattcatATGCGGTAACTATATCCTGCTGAACGTGTTCTTGGCCATTGCTGTGGATAATTTGGCCGATGCCGACTCACTGTCCGATGTTGAAAAGGAAGAGGAACCT CATGATGAATCAGCCCAGAAGAGGTCCCACAGTCCCACTCCAACCATTGATGGCATGGATGATCATCTTAGCATAGATATTGATATGGAGCAACAGGAACTGGATGACGAAGACAAAAT GGACCATGAGACCTTATCCGATGAGGAAGTTCGTGAGATGTGCGAGGAGGAAGAAGAAG TGGATGAAGAAGGCATGATTACAGCACGACCCCGACGTATGTCTGAGGTTAATACGGCAACGAAAATTCTACCCATACCGCCGGGCACatcattttttcttttctcgCAAACGAACAG ATTCCGCGTCTTCTGCCATTGGCTTTGCAATCACGGCAATTTCGGCAACATCATCTTGTGTTGCATTATGTTTTCGTCCGCTATGTTGGCAGCAGAGAATCCTCTGAGAGCCAACGATGAACTGAATAAA GTGCTCAATaaatttgattattttttcacGGCAGTTTTCACAATAGAACTGATTCTGAAATTGATTTCATACGGCTTCGTATTACACGACGGAGCCTTTTGCAGATCCGCATTTAATCTGTTAGATTTACTTGTGGTCTGCGTGTCATTAATATCTCTAGTGTCCAG TTCGAATGCGATTTCAGTCGTGAAAATTCTACGTGTGCTCCGTGTTTTAAGGCCACTCAGAGCTATTAATCGTGCCAAGGGTCTCAAG CATGTTGTTCAATGTGTCATAGTCGCTGTTAAGACTATTGGAAATATTGTGCTCGTCACATGCCTACTGCAGTTCATGTTTGCCGTAATAGGAGTCCAATTGTTTAAG TATGTGGTCAAGTGCGTTGTAGTCGCAATCAAAACCATTGGTAATATCATGTTGGTGACATATTTGTTACAATTCATGTTCGCTGTTATTGGAGTACAACTCTTTAAG GGTAAATTTTTCAAGTGCTCTGATGGTTCCAAAATGAAGCAAGAGGATTGCTA CGGCACTTATCTGGTCTATGAGGAGGGTGATGTTCACAAACCGCGACTTAAGGAACGGGAATGGAGCAACAATCGGTTCCACTTTGACGATGTGGCCAAGGGCATGTTGACCCTTTTCACGGTATCCACCTTTGAGGGTTGGCCAGG ATTGCTGTACGTTTCAATCGATTCGAATGAGGAAAACGGCGGTCCAATACACAACTTCCGTCCGATCGTAGCTGCCTACTATATAATCTACATCATTATTATTGCCTTCTTCATGGTGAACATATTCGTCGGTTTCGTTATTGTCACCTTTCAAAACGAGGGTGAACAGGAGTATAAAAATTGTGATCTGGATAAGAACCAGCGTAATTGCATAGAATTTGCTTTGAAAGCGAAGCCTGTTAGGCGCTATATACCGAAGCATGGTATACAATACAAGGTCTGGTGGTTCGTCACATCATCATCCTTTGAGTACACCATATTCATACTGATCATGATAAATACGGTAACGCTGGCCATGAAGTTCTATAATCAGCCGTTGTGGTACACGGAACTTTTGGATGCCTTGAATATGATATTTACGGCGGTCTTTGCCCTAGAGTTTGTTTTCAAACTAGCCGCATTTCGATTTAAG AACTACTTTGGTGATGCCTGGAACGTTTTCGATTTTATCATTGTCTTGGGCAGTTTTATAGATATTGTCTACTCTGAAATTAAG AGCAAGGATGCTTCTCAGAAACCTGAATGCGACATTGTAGAGGACTGTAAAGCCACCAAGAAATCT GCTGGTTCAAATCTAATATCAATTAATTTCTTCCGACTGTTTCGTGTCATGCGACTTGTGAAGCTTCTGAGCAAAGGCGAAGGCATTCGAACATTACTTTGGACTTTTATCAAATCTTTCCAGGCCCTGCCCTATGTAGCCCTACTAATTGTGCTTCTATTCTTTATCTACGCAGTGGTGGGGATGCAA gtTTTTGGCAAAATTGCTCTGGATGGTGGTAACTCCATAACGGAAAACAACAACTTCCAGACCTTTCAACAAGCCGTGCTCGTACTATTTCGATCGGCCACAGGAGAAGCTTGGCAGGATATTATGATGTCCTGCTCGGCCCAACCGGATGTCAAATGCGACATGGAGTCAGATACGCCTGGCGATGCGTGCGGCTCCTCAATAGCCTATCCCTACTTCATTTCCTTTTATGTTCTCTGCTCGTTTTTG ATCATTAATCTTTTTGTGGCCGTCATTATGGACAACTTTGACTATTTGACGCGCGATTGGTCCATTTTGGGACCACATCACCTGGACGAGTTTATTCGCCTTTGGAGCGAATACGATCCGGATGCCAAGGGACGCATCAAACACTTGGATGTGGTCACATTGCTGAGAAAGATCTCGCCGCCACTCGGCTTTGGAAAGCTGTGTCCTCATCGAATGGCCTGCAAACGACTGGTCTCCATGAACATGCCCCTCAATTCCGATGGAACTGTTCTGTTCAATGCCACATTATTTGCCGTGGTCCGCACATCGCTGAGCATTAAGACCGATGGCAACATCGATGATGCCAACTCCGAGTTGCGGGCCACAATCAAGCAGATCTGGAAGCGAACCAATCCGAAGCTCCTTGATCAGGTGGTTCCGCCACCGGGCAACGATGACGAGGTGACCGTCGGCAAGTTCTATGCCACATATCTGATTCAGGACTACTTCCGACGGTTCAAGAAGCGCAAGGAGCAGGAGGGCAAGGAGGGTCATCCGGACAGCAATACTGTCACTCTGCAGGCCGGTCTGCGAACCCTGCACGAGGTGTCCCCAGCTCTCAAGAGGGCCATTTCCGGTAATCTCGATGAGCTGGATCAGGAGCCGGAACCGATGCATCGA CGCCACCACACGCTTTTTGGCAGCGTATGGTCATCGATCCGGCGGCACGGGAACGGAACCTTCCGGCGGAGCGCCAAGGCGACGGCCTCGCAGAGCAACGGTGCCCTGGCGATCGGCGGATCTGCGTCGGCGGCCATGGGCGTGGGTGGTAGTACCATGGTCCTGGGGAGCGGGGATCCCGCTGGCGGCGACTATCTGTACGACACCCTGAACCGCAGTGTGGCCGATGGGGTGAACAATATCACGCGGAACATAATGCAGGCCCGATTGGCGGCGGCCGGAAAGCTGCAGGACGAACTGCAGGGTACCGGAAGTGGCGGGGAGCTAAGGACTTTCGGCGAGAGCATCTCCATGCGACCGCTGGCCAAAAACGGAGGCGGTGCGGCCACTGTGGCCGGAACCCTGCCCCCCGAGGCTAATGCCATTAACTATGA CAACCGCAATCGTGGTATTTTATTGCATCCATATAACAATG TCTACGCACCCAATGGTGCTATTCCTGGCCACGAACGCATGATCCAATCGACACCAGCTAGTCCCTACGATCAGCGTCGTTTACCAACTTCATCTGATATGAACGGCCTAGCCGAGTCATTGATTGGAGGG GTACTCGCCGCTGAGGGACTGGGTAAATACTGTGACTCCGAATTTGTGGGGACTGCTGCGCGGGAGATGCGCGAGGCGCTGGACATGACGCCCGAGGAAATGAACCTGGCCGCCCACCAGATCCTCTCGAACGAGCACTCGCTGAGCCTGATTGGCAGCAGCAATGGCAGCATCTTTGGCGGATCCGCCAGCGGGCTCGTTGGGGCAGGGGGAGGGATGGGTGGTGGCAGCAGCATTCGCAACGCCTTCGGCGGAAGCGGAAGTGGTCCGTCCTCGCTGTCGCCGCAACATCAGCCATATTCGGGCACTCTGAATTCACCACCGATTCCGGATAATCGTCTGAGACGTGTTGCCACAGTCACGACCacaaacaataacaataagtCCCAACTTAGCCAAAACAATTCGAGTAGCTTAAATGGTAGAGCTAATGCCAATAGCCAAATGAATCAAATGAACCAAATGTCACCAAGTGCACAACAAATGCAGCAACAATCGCCCCAAAGAGGTCAGGGCAACCAGGCCTTCTCCTCATAG